A DNA window from Arachis hypogaea cultivar Tifrunner chromosome 18, arahy.Tifrunner.gnm2.J5K5, whole genome shotgun sequence contains the following coding sequences:
- the LOC112771381 gene encoding la-related protein 1A has translation MSRNLNWRMFELKFSLKPSKLSSSPHGGLSSSPPVGSMPKSFPPFQHPSNQLLEENGFQQQKYVKYHKRCLNDRKKLGIGCSEKIGGSWSR, from the exons ATGAGCAG GAATCTGAACTGGAGAATGTTCGAACTCAAATTCAG TCTCAAACCCTCCAAATTGAGTAGTTCGCCACATGGTGGTCTTTCGAGTAGTCCTCCTGTGGGCTCCATGCCAAAATCTTTCCCACCTTTTCAGCATCCAAGTAACCAACTTTTAGAAGAAAACGGTTTCCAACAGCAGAA GTACGTGAAATATCATAAACGATGCTTGAATGATCGAAAGAAACTTGGAATCGGTTGCAGTGAG AAAATTGGAGGCTCCTGGAGTCGTTGA